The following coding sequences are from one Zalophus californianus isolate mZalCal1 chromosome 5, mZalCal1.pri.v2, whole genome shotgun sequence window:
- the HBEGF gene encoding proheparin-binding EGF-like growth factor, producing MKLLPSVVLKLFLAAVLSALVTGESLERLRRGLAAGTGNLDSPTESTDQLLAPEGGRGREVLNLEETDLDLLRAAFSSKPQALATPSKEERGKKKKKGKGLGRKRDPCLRKYKDFCIHGECKYVKELRAPSCICEPGYHGERCHGLSLPVENRLYTYDHTTILAVVAVVLSSVCLLVIAGLLMFRYHRRGGYDVESEEKVKLGMTTSH from the exons ATGAAGCTGCTGCCGTCGGTGGTGCTGAAGCTCTTTCTGGCTGCAG TGCTCTCGGCGTTGGTGACTGGCGAGAGCCTGGAGCGGCTTCGGAGAGGGCTGGCAGCTGGAACCGGCAACCTGGACTCTCCCACCGAATCTACAGACCAGCTACTGGCCCCGGAAGGCGGCCGGGGCAGGGAAGTCCTGAACTTAGAAGAGACAGACCTGGACCTTTTAAGAG CTGCTTTCTCCTCCAAGCCACAGGCCCTGGCCACACCCAGCAAGGAGGAgcgtgggaaaaaaaagaagaaaggcaaggGGTTAGGGAGGAAGAGAGACCCATGTCTTCGGAAATACAAGGACTTCTGCATCCACGGAGAATGCAAATATGTGAAGGAGCTCCGGGCTCCATCCTGCAT CTGCGAGCCCGGTTACCACGGAGAGAGGTGCCATGGGTTGAGCCTCCCAGTGGAAAATCGCTTATATACTTATGACCATACAACCATCCTGGCTGTGGTGGCCGTGGTGCTGTCGTCTGTCTGTCTGCTTGTCATCGCGGGGCTTCTCATGTTTCG GTACCATAGGAGAGGAGGTTATGATGTGGAAAGTGAAGAGAAAGTGAAGTTGGGCATGACTACTTCCCACTGA